DNA from Sphingomonas sp. SUN039:
CTCGTAGCAGAGCTGCACGCCGATATTGCCGAAACCGGGCAGGCGCGTCGTCAGCGAGCCGTCACCCGGGGTAAAGTCGATCTCGCTTTCGACGAGGCGTGACAGCCCGATTGCCGACAACACCGGCCGCATCGGCAGATATTCGCCATAGGGCACCAGATGCGTCTTGTCGTAGCGCGCCACAATGTCGCCGCCCGCGTCGAGCGCAAACACCGAATTGCGCGCCGCGACGAGGTCGCGATCCTTATTATAGAGGAGCAGACTGCCACCCGTCATCAGCACGTCGCGCGGACCCAGCAACCGCGCAATCCGCGTCCGCGCCCAGCTTTCCTCGGCAAGGTAATAGGGCACCGCACCTTCGGGCCAGAGCACGAGGCGTGGGCTCGCGGTCGGCGGGCCGGTCAGCGCCTCGAGCCGCGCCACATTATGCTCGTCGGCGTCGCTGTCGCGCTGCTGGGCGAGCGAGAGGTTGGGCTGGACGATGCGGATGGCCGGGCCGACTTCGCGGACGGCAGCCCCCGGTACGGTCGGTCGAAGCGGAATGCCCAGATAGAGCAGCACGAGGACCAGCGAGACCAGTCCCGCCGCAACCAGATGCGCAGGATCGCGACCCCGCTTGTCGGTCACGGCATCGCGCGCCCATGCGCCGAGCCACCACAGCAACCCCGCGACCAGCACGCACAGGCCCGACAGGCCATAGGTGCCGAGCCAGGTCGAATACGCCGCCGCCGGTGTCCCGACCGCGATCGCACCCAGCGGGTTCCACGCAAAGCCGGTGAACAAGGTCGCGCGGAGATATTCAGTCGCGATCCACGCCGCCGCAAAAGCCAGCGTGAGCGTCCCGCGTCCCGCACGCCCCCCGATCCGCCATGCCAGCAACGCGGCGAGGCCGGGATAGACCGCCAGATAAAGCGACAGCAGGGCGACCGCCAGATAGCCCAGCCAGTGCGGCATCGCGTCCTGAAAATCGAAAGCGTGCGCGATCCAGTTCAGCCCCAGCGCGAACTGCCCGACCCCGAACAGCCAGCCGCGGAGGAATGCCGCCCGCCCGCTGTCGGCGTCGCGGACCAGCATGAGCAGCATCGCAACCGCCGCCAGCGTCACCGGCCATAATCCCAGTGGCGCAAAGCCTGTCGCCGAAGCCAACCCGGCGGCCAGTACGATCGATTTGGGAAAGCGTGTCACGCGCCGCGATATCGCCGCTTGCGGTGCCGCGCGCAATCGGCTTCACCCTTACGTCAACGAAAAGCGGGAGAGTGTGCGTGCTGAAACGAATCGGCCTGGGGTTGCTGGTGCTGGTTGCGCTGCTCGCGGTCGCGGCATTGGTGTGGGAACCGCTGAGCGTCACCGCCGCCGCGCCGCCGCCCGCGCGCAGTTATGACGCCCAAATCGTCCGCGACGAATTCGGCGTGCCGCATATCTATGGCAAGACCGATGCCGATGCCGCTTATGGCCTTGCCTATGCCCATGCCGAGGA
Protein-coding regions in this window:
- the lnt gene encoding apolipoprotein N-acyltransferase — its product is MTRFPKSIVLAAGLASATGFAPLGLWPVTLAAVAMLLMLVRDADSGRAAFLRGWLFGVGQFALGLNWIAHAFDFQDAMPHWLGYLAVALLSLYLAVYPGLAALLAWRIGGRAGRGTLTLAFAAAWIATEYLRATLFTGFAWNPLGAIAVGTPAAAYSTWLGTYGLSGLCVLVAGLLWWLGAWARDAVTDKRGRDPAHLVAAGLVSLVLVLLYLGIPLRPTVPGAAVREVGPAIRIVQPNLSLAQQRDSDADEHNVARLEALTGPPTASPRLVLWPEGAVPYYLAEESWARTRIARLLGPRDVLMTGGSLLLYNKDRDLVAARNSVFALDAGGDIVARYDKTHLVPYGEYLPMRPVLSAIGLSRLVESEIDFTPGDGSLTTRLPGFGNIGVQLCYEIIFSGETVDRNNRPGAIFNPSIDAWFGAWGPPQHLAQARLRAIEEALPVVRTTTTGISAVIDADGRVLAALPLNKGGFIASRLPAAKAPTLFARYGNTLPLAFALLLATLAIAPRFRRR